In Myxocyprinus asiaticus isolate MX2 ecotype Aquarium Trade chromosome 12, UBuf_Myxa_2, whole genome shotgun sequence, the DNA window AACTATGAGGTGTAGAAAGTTTCAGCCTTAAGTTTAAGatgtaaagaaaaaaagtaaaaaatcttCCATTGATATACATTGATAGAATGTACAGCATTCAacaaaaatgtaacaacaaaGGCATCATTGCAATATATGCATACtgatttgcgatttaaattttctTCCTTCCATATATTTCACCATTTATAGCCACCTTTACACTACACAGTGACTATATAGTGATTCTTGTGTGTAGAGACAACAAGACCCATGTTTAATGTCATAAGTCTCATGGAAATGGTGAAGAGCCTCTGATGCAGATTTACGTTTATACAGAATCAAAGTATAAAACCTAAGCTCACCTAAAACTTTAAGTGGCATTCAGACCAAATGCATTAGGgtattaaaaaaagctagacagaacaacgaatggaacagaatgcagctgtCTTGAGAAACGTTTGTAAATGCATCCTTAAAGCATGGCGCTCCTGTGCAAAATGCTTAATAAACAGCAAGACacagcgcaatggtcaaagacgtctgtctaacAGCGCAGACGGACAAAAATCTATTCTTTTTGAATGGCCCCTAACGCTATTCTTAGGCAGCCTTGCAAGTACTgatattttcttcaggaaatgcaaatttaGTTAATATATCCATTTATTTAGTAATAGTTACACCTTTATTTGCATGTACATACTATTGTACAATTTCTAACAATGTTTTGGGGTCCAATGGGGTTCAGTTAAACTCTGTGAGATCAATAGTACCTGCTCTGGAAAGCCATCCATACTCTTCTGGCCTTTAGTCTGGATGAAGCAGCGGGCACTCTGTGGCCGGGGGCTGGTGGTGGTAATGGGCATAGGCAGAGGTGACTGGTACTGCTGAATAGATACCTTGTTGATGGCCCCCTCATACTGCTGGTCTCGTGCCGTCCGGTGGGCTGTGTTGGCTGAGGCCATCATCATAGTTTGTTGTTGATGGGAATTGTGAACGCCAGGCTGTGGGCAAACACCAGGCAATTATATGATAATGTAAAGTCAAGGTCATATAATTTTCATTCAAGCAAGTGCTTCTATATCAGTACTTGAAAAACAAAACCAGATGTATCAACTATACAGGACTGCTAATGACTTGCTGTTTTCACTATTAgatgtattaatataattttcactTAAATTTTTCATAGCACTAAGTATGTCATGCTCATACTTTCATCAAAAGCAAAATTTCCCACAGTATTGAGTGACAACCTTAAGACATTCACTGACAGACTGAGGTTGCTAAGGAGACCAAGCAGGAACACAGTATTGTGAAAAAAATCACGACAGCAGGTAGTAATTAACCTTGGAATTTGAAAAAATTAACATGGCAATCATGATATAACAGAGATGTATATCTCACAGAGAATAGGTTGAGCCAAAGGAAACTAAAGAGTTGAGCATGACAGGGTTTAATACTTCTAGACGTGTGGGTGTCTTTCTAAAAAATGTATCGTGGAAACAATAAAAGTATAATGAGATCCAGACAAATGCAATGAATCACTTCAGATCAGCATGGCTTATAAAAGAAACAGGACCATTTTAGCAGTGAGAAAGTTTTACCATAATTGTTGACTATTTACCTTATTTATCTATGACCAGTTAAGACTTTTTACATTGTATTGTTCATTCAGTTTCCTGGACGGGatgtaaatgtaacatttctTGTTCTTGCACAGCTAAAAATAAAGAACTAATTAGAGCGCAACTATAGAGTTCcggaaataaacatttaattctccATAGACCTCCGATGAGCTTCAAGATTGTTAAGTGATgaagatacagtatatgcttctGTAAAAGCCACAAGTCAGTGTTATTTTTAAGCttcataaaaacataatttgaaaaaaatcaatcGGAATCAATGGAATCGATTGCTAAATTCccagtgaagaactacacaaCCCATAATCCTgaggagagatccaccaatcataaAAGTTGCACTTACCATGGACACAGAAATCACGCTAAAATAGATCACAGTGATGACCCACTCCCATTCAACATATTGTATATAAAGATGTAATTGAGTCTCTCTGTACTTTCCAATTActtatatatttggatttatctaaatattttgttttttattacgtGTGCTATGACCAATCAGTGTCATcggaaaaatacaaaacaatcgCTGTTATCAAAAAATCAACTATACCTTTTTCATGACGTTCATGTTCTCTGGTGGCACATCTCTTCGACCCAGTGAATATGGGGCCCACTGGCTAGTTGGGGAAACCACCTCTTGTCCATTAtctaaaatattgctctgttgtGAAGGTGTCTGTAATGATATAGTGCTGTCAGCAACTTGTGATGCAAGCAGTTTTCAGAACAGTGGTCTGAAATGATACTGCTAtgtgcttgtttttgtttttaagacaCTCCCTTAAAATTGTAATTATCAGCTGAAATTTTCAAGAGTGTCCTAGccattttgttttccacataatgaaagtaaatgaggacTGCAGTGGTCCATATGAATTGTATGCTAAATTTCAAGTCCTCTGAAGTgatatgtgaggaacagatcgaAATGTTAGACATATTCACTGATCATCTTTCTTTCCATTGAGCTGTTAAATCGAGAACCGCTGCGACAGGATCATTGAATGTGTTGAACACGAGAattggatcagtctgatttttaaatgaaTCTGTCAGATTGTGAACTGGATCAATCGATTCAATGAAAAGATTCAAAAGAGTCAAAGcatcattttaaatgtttgattgCAAGTTAAGTGTATATAAGAGGGAGGGAGAGATGCAACAAGAAGTAATTtctaacctggtctcatagaactATTTTACTATACCTcaatttttgtaaaattatttttacatgactCTTGTACAAATTACAGCAGCTTCtatgtgaaataaacactagagacaCTACAACCAAGacttttcttcactttcacacaaatcacgagtaaaacggcacattatcagttcataaacaattatttttcgctctgttcctcaccgaatgctatcttatgacacttttactatagcacatgacttgtaaggcgatatattttaatgtttgcattacataaccaaccacATTTATGAGTTTATTCAAGTGCGATCAAGTTGAACGATAGCTCATCTggtagagtgttgcacttgtaaCACGAAGGACCGGGATACAAGTCCAGAAGAGCATAAAGAGTCAGCAAGTGAGTCAAAAGTAtcattaggtttagggtagggaggtaggttttgttgtttAAAACTCGACAGAGTATTAACCTTAGAGCATcatatttaacttgcttttagtgtgactcagtggacatttcaactcAGAACTGCCATGATTTGTgaaatgaaccacgtaatgtcattggcaaacattttgccacagtcatgtaatttgcatgagatcaggctggtaatTTCATAATTTGTCAGCATCTTTGTTGTCTGACAAAGAATGCCTTGTTCTGTGAGTTGAGTACAGAGGACAACTCTAGCGCAGACTAAACACAAAGACTGAGCACATACAACAGAAAACACCTAAATATGTTTTACATTACAGTGAGAGACAGTGTCTAGCCTGGAACTCAGAGCAGGTGAAGGGTTACATTTGTGGTTAACTGTGAAATGTGCTAGATGGCCTgcctaaagaccccatgaaatcagaaacttcctgtttcaataggaaatatgtcaacacagaaaaGTAAACTGTGCACATCATCCATTTCATGAGATCTTTAATTGCTTTTAGAGAGACTATTCTACTGTATATTAGCTGGCAAAATTATTATATTACCATTGTTTTAGAAGTTAAAGCAGAGGCTTTAAAAAGAGGGTCTTCAAGGAGAgatctttaaaatatataaatgttcatATAAATGTTACTTCTTCATGCTGAAACTGGGGCTGAAGTTGCTTCATACTCACATTTGGTAGAGGTAGCCACTGAGTTGTTTGGTTTTCATGCTTTGTGTTATTGTAAAAGTTTATTGTCATGCTTCTGCTGGCATGCGGTGCAGCATAGCCTCCAGAGTACAGCATGCCGAAGTTTACTGTGTTGTGCTTAAGGACAGCACTCTGATTGGAGGGAAACAACCACATGACATGAGTGAATGGGTGTGTCACACATAAAGGTcaaaggtggggggggggtacACTGCACTGCACCACACACACCGCTGTAACAGAGTGAGTAAGCTTGACAAACAGAACAACATTACTGCTAACATGACACATTAGAGATACACAGCAATTGCATTTGCATAATAGTCTCAACAGCAGAGTGCAAATGTGACAAAATTTTGTGAACAATGAAGTATGCTGTAGTATTGTGTTCCACAAACACAGAAAGAAAGGCTCACCACCTAACTGCACGTCACAAAACGTTGCATGTACTTAACTGTCTGAATCTCACGaagaaatgtcctggtcatatttcacccccaaatccaaagaatacattttgcataataaaacctaCAGCATGAAATCTATTTTTAGTACCATTAAGATTTCTTGCATTGTGACaactattttcatgacaattaaacacttTCCCCCAAATCTCATTATcgaaatgcaataataataataaaaataaaataaaaaatctcattactgtaatacaaataaaaatctcatTCTTATTTCTATAGTAGAGTAATGAAAATGATCCTGTTTGGACACAATGATTTGCataacataaattaaattcattgaAGTAAAcagaccctaccatctgtgtgcctcagcataaatcattattcatcagaccaggctacatttttacagtcttcaactgtccagatTTGGCGAGCTTATGCCCACTGcggcctcagctttctgttcttggctgacagaggtggaacccgatgtggtcttctgctgttgtagcccatctgcttcaaggtttgacatgttgtgcattctgagatgctattctgttcactacaattctacagagtggttatctgagttactgtagcctttctgtcagcttgaaccagtctggccattctccgttgacctttctcatcaacaaggcatttccatccacagaacatatatatattacagaaaTAAGGACTGATATTTGAGAGGTGTGTGCTTGATTTTCAagaaaatgcaaaatgtaaacaaaaaaaaaaacaaaaaaaatcttaatggtcctaaaaaataaataaataaaataaataaaaaaaaaagcttaattttcttattgcaatataaattaatttttgatatatatatattttttattttggggtgaaatatgacctggacatttcctGAGAGTTTAATTGAAATTCACCCAACTGTTCATTTGGCTATACAATAATTAGTGTCATTTAGTATGTCCctaatatttaaaacaaacacaacaagtTGTAGATATTGAAATAATACAGTAATATAGGCCTTTTTATTATAAAATCATATTAAGCGTATATTCTAATATTGCACTGAGGTATCAACTCATTACTGAGATCTCAATTATTACCAGTAAACATGAGAgtgatataatttatttatttgaaaaactttGGGGGTTATATCATTTTATATATCCAAGCTAACAAAGACTTTTGTAGAAGCTGTAAATCAGGCAAAGTTCTGTATATTCTTATAATCATGAGTCATAAAATTGTCAACAGAAATATAGCAACGTACGATCAAGCTTGCTTACTCACCCGGTCTAGCCTCTTTGCTTCTATGTGTCTAAGTAGTTGTTGTCTCCAATCTACTGGCATTTTGGAGCTTATGtcctcttgtttttgaggaaCAGGTCTCAACTTCATATCAGCTTCAGGGCTCTTCTCAGTGCATGCAATATGATTGTAATCTGAAGGCATTTTTTCCAGCAGTGCAGCCATGGTGGGTCGGGCAGACACTGGCCTTGCCTGAGATGCCCCATATGTCTCTGTGCTGTAGCTCCTTGCAGACAGGGGGCGGCGTTGCGTCAGACTCTTGGTGGGGTAACCCATGATGGGCTTTTTGGTCTCTTGATAAGATGAATAATCTTCTTCATACCTACCATTTCTTTTGTGGAACTGTGTGTCAGAAATGGTAGACAGGCTGTTCTGTTGTTCGAGCATGCTCTTGATCTGTTGTGGCCTGTTATAGTGCTCAGCTAGCTGGAGCTCCTGGTTCTCAGCTACTCTGCGGAATAATGCCATCTCTGTTGAACTTACCAGAGAATCAGCTCGCCGCAGGAATCCTGGCCTGGAACACTGGGGCTGGCCAGAGAGCTGGGAATTAACAGCATCATCAGTGACAGTGGATTGAGAAAATGAAAACATCTGTTCCATTGGTGAATAGCCCCGGTAGCCCCTTGGGCTTACAAGCTCCTTTGGCAACATCTTGCCAGGTTGGTTGACATATTCAGGGGTGTTGGGGAATGGCGGAGGAACTCTCCTCTCTCCTTTCATAAGATCCATGGCTCCTTGTGGGTTGAAGCTTTGGTCAAAATGGTAAACTTTCTTTGGGATGGCAGGCTTCTGCTGCTGAGAGCTTTTATTCAAACCGTAGCCATCCAGATCATCGTCCAGCATGGGAGCTGATTGGCTTCGGGACATGCTCTGTTCCAGAGGTAAAGGGAGGTCTGCTCTATCAACACTTCCCTGATTTTCTATGCTAGAACTGTAGTTGTCCAAGGGGATGCTGTAAACCTTGTAGGATCCAGTATCAATTTCATCTATGCTCTGTGATTTCTTAAATTTTGCTTTGACCTCCTTCATCATTGGCGAAAGTCTCTCAGAACTCTTGCTAACAACCAAAGTGCTTCCTTTGTTTGGTTCTTTTCCACCCTGAACATGTGAAAAAAGGTTGGGATGACCTCGTCCCATCCCTGAGTCTGTGGAATCAAGAAACCCCCAGTTTCTTGTTGATGGAAAAGTGCTGGGTAGTGCTCCTATCTCCTGTTCGAAGTCCTTGCGGTCAGGGTTGGGGCTGTTAGCTGGAGTAATTTCCAGCTTGGAAGGGAAAGCTGTCCTGTCCTCGAAGGGACTGGGAGTCCTCGTCCAGTTCTGCCAGGGGTTAGAGGGAGGAGGCACTTCAGTTTCAGGGGTGTTACGAACTGTGTGGAAAGTGTGTTGCGATTGGTCGAGCTCTAAGGGAACTCCCACGATGCGCTCTTGTCTCATGAGAGGCCTTCGCCCATGTGCTGTTGAGGCACTCCGGGGCTTGGAGCCCAGCATGGGGTTGCCAGCACTGCTGCTTGGGGTATTAAGAGGTGTCTCCTCTGCGACAAAACCTGTGTTATCGTAGTGGGGGGCATCGTTCCAGCTGTCGAAAGTGTCACTGAGTGGTCGCCTCTCACCTCGCTGCTGCAGCGTGCTTGAAGGTGGTGTTGCCCTCTGGCTCAGAAGGGGCTTGGTTTCAATGGGCTTTGGGAAAGACTGAGCCAGCCTGTTAAGATATCCAGATAAAATACATCTGAGATTTTATCCAGGCACTACATGGAAATAATCAAAGTTCaccaacttaaagggataattcacccaaaattgaaaattctctcatcatttactcactctcatgccatcccaggtgtgtatgactttctttcttcagctgaacacatttgaagaaaagtagaaaaatatctcagtaggtccttaaaatgcaagtgaatggtgattagacctttgaaactccaaaaatcacagacagtcagcataaacctcatccatacgactccagtggttaaattaatgtcttctaaagtggtaCAGTTCTTTTGTCTTTTGGTGTGACAAAGATCAGTATTTCAGTACTTTAACTATAAACTATcccttccggtcagcagcagtatactCATTTACGAGAGCACTGagttcacgcggtctctcgtgtgatgaatTGTAGTTGGCATGTTATAGACATAATCTCATAtttttctcttggttgagacatccaggataagcacacaaatgcaccattgtgagtaaacaaacagattcaaatacagatctaaaccaaaaccaacgaagcttctgtacagcgttcctccaaCTCAGTTGTAAAAAttgctgctcttccgggtgtgtcgcacatACGTCAGTTCTCACGTAAAAATGCCAAcatgattacgtcacacgcgcatactgttgctgaccggaagcaatgcttaatagttaaaaagtacttaaatatgaaTCTTTTTTTACACCAAAAGTGGTcgtgtcacttcagaagacatttatttaagtgttatatggatgacgtttatgctgaatgtctgatctttttggagcttcaaaagtctgatcaccattcgcttgcattttaTGGATGTACTGAACTAAGATACAGtattttcaaatgtgttctgctgaagaaagaaagtcatacacacctgggatggcatgagggtgagtaaatgattagatgaatgagatgaattttcatttttgggtgaactaaccctttaatttaaTACCATAAGTCAGTTCAAATTCGCTCATGTGCTTGTTGCTTGCTATTGCTATTTttcatccaaagtgatttacaataCACTAACTGTAGGCATAATGCCCCTTGAGTAACTTGAGAATAAGTactttgctcaagggcacaatggcaATATTGCAGGTTTGGGATATTAGTGGAATGTCATCCTTtgtgtaaacattaaaaacaaattcggctacccagaaaaaaatatcattatactttgtgaaataatatGTTACTATGAATGACCACCTTTTGCTgtttgtattatgttttattttagctgATGCAGAAGCAAACAAGTTTTGAATAATGCAATGTTGGGGACCAAATATTGCAAAACCTGTGCCTCCAACTCTCTCAATATACTATGTCTTCTAATTTGTATTTGAATAACATAAAGTGCTGAGAAGTAAGACAAGTCCTGTAATATCACAGTGGTAGACTGAACTGCAATGCTaatcaaacacattttcaatgtttATAAAATTTTGCCCATTTAATACTTCTGCAAGGTTCTCAAAACAGATATCTCTCAAAGAGCTCTTCTGAACAGGATTATTTGAAGTTGTTGAGCAGTACtaatttaataaaaccttttcTGAGAGCAACATTTTCACTGCAGAAGGATTTTAACTCTAGTGCAGTTTTAAAGTTGCACTTTATTGATGATGATAGCAAGAGTCATACTGCTatcaatgactttttttttttgaatgaattcattttaatatttaaagaaatgtaaaaagcACCTTCAGTATAATAAAAAAGGTAATAACAACACCATGAATGGCGTACGAGACACCTCTGCATTCCCCTTTAATCAAATAAACTCTGATTAGATTTGCCTATCTAGAGCAGTCTTTACACTGCAATGGAAGCCCCACTTGAAGCAGCATAGTATACTGTTTAGTGGGGTCCAAAattctgagaccacattaaaaatatgggattacttttttaatttaaacctGAAATTAAACAAAGTTTTGGGATGAGGATTTAGGAATTTTTAATCCCTAATCAAATGAAAGCAAATTTTTGACATAATACCCCAGTAAACatgatttattataaaaatgaatCTGGACTATTGGCAGATATTAGTctgattatatcaaaacactACTCTCGCAAATCAGTTTTGGGCCACCCAAAAGTCTTTAAGATGGACAACTAAACTAATGGATCAACTGTCATAACATACTGTATGAGTGGACAGATGGTCTAttagtttatattaataaatagtgGCAGTGATGAAATTGTTGCCAACCTGTTGGTCCAGTGAGTCTGTGATGGGCCCTCTTTCCCAGAAGTTTGCAGATTACCGACATTTCCTGGTGGATTTGAGGAACCAGATGATCCCTGGGAAGGTGAGTAGTCGGAATAAGTGGCAGACGATCCACTGTTGTTCAAACAATGAATTTTCTCTGGCTCAGACTCATCGGTGGActctaaatgcatttaaaaaacaagGTTGGTGAGGATTCACTGTGTAAAATAAggtaaaataatttaattgcaaGAACAATAGGTCTATTTTTGTCACAGCATAAACCCCAATTCTTGTGTTTCACACAACaattaattattctgcagtgtTCCCCAGTTCAAATGCACAATACAATGAACGGTACTACAGAACAACAGATTTTATCTTTAGTTAGAAACAGCAATAGAGAAATAGGGAATttcttgaaaaatataaaaaatccttGAGGCAGCTAACATAAAAGTTAAATGATCTCTAATGCCAGTTAAGATTCTGAGCGAATAGAGCTGATAAACATAAGAACAAGTAaaagacaataataaaataaacctaGAAAGATGAACTCTTGAGTGTAGGTTCAACTACCTTTTTTAGCTTATACTGTCTCACCAACCTTTCTTTTCCTTGCCCAGCAACACAACCTTTGGCTTGTACATAGGAGGCTCTACCAAAGTTGGCCTCATGTCAGAAATGCGGATATCATTAGGGGAGCCTCCCATGGAGTCCTGTAAAAAACAAGGATCAAATtctcattaaattaaaaaactacataaaatgactgaaaaaccAGGAACACTGGGGTGTGTTTTCCTGCAATCGAATTAAAATCTCTTATTTAAAAACCCAGTTTCTCAGGTCTAATCAGAGTACACAAACTGTTAGTATTAACAGTATTAAAAGTGACCATCATTTGTAATCTGATTTATGGTcacaaatcaaataaatgtaaataaaaatcatttattttcaaatatcaaaattgacaattaaatcaataaatgttgaTAATACAAACACTGTAGATGGTTGAAAAATCATCAATGTAGAATATAAGAAAATCTGTTTGCCTTATTGCATATTAGATAAAACTTTATTTGACAGGCTAACAGCTTTAAATTaacataattttgtttaaaaacatgtttAGAAAGAATCAGAATAGCCAGAAtgtacagacattttttttttttaatgtagaaaGGTTAAACCTGTAAAATGTAGCTAATATATAGGTTTTGTAAGGTTAAAGACTTACAGGGATGAATCACTCATCCGCATATTTTTCCATACTTTTTCCATCCCTTATTACATTACAGTGACAGTTATGTCACTGGCCCCAAATGACCTCCAGGTTCAACAAAACTAAAGCTGAGAAATATATTAGAACATTGTGTGATCTCACACCTCAACATCAAGTTGAGAGTCATCATTAGTAATATATAGACTGTTATGATTCACATGCCTTGTCCTGGCTTGTCTGGTCAAAACCACAGAAGCAAAACAGCAGCTTCCACCTCCCTCTCA includes these proteins:
- the LOC127449388 gene encoding leucine-rich repeat-containing protein 7-like isoform X14, whose translation is MDNYSTLPLQCLEMTTKRKFIGRLVPCRCFRGEEEVISVLDYSHCSLQQVPKEIFSFERTLEELYLDANQIEELPKQLFNCQALKKLSMPDNDLSNLPTTIASLVNLKELDISKNGIQEFPDSIKCCKCLSVVEASVNPIAKLPDGFTQLLNLTQLFLNDAFLEYLPANFGRLSKLRILELRENHLKTMPKSIHRLSQLERLDLGSNEFSELPEVLEQIHSLKELWLDNNSLQTIPGSIGKLRQLRYLDLAKNRIESLDADISGCESLEDLLLSSNMLQQLPDSIGKLKKLTTLKVDDNQLTSMPNTIGSLSLLEEFDCSCNELESLPPTIGYLHNLRTFAADENFLAELPREIGNCRNVTVMSLRSNKLEFLPDEIGQMTKLRVLNLSDNRLKNLPFTFTKLKDLAALWLSDNQSKALIPLQTEAHPETKQRVLTNYMFPQQPRHDEDYQSDSDSFNPTLWEEQRQQRMTVAFEFEDKKEEEDNSGKVKVEINLKRYPTPYPEDLKNMVKSVQNLVGKTTHPLNTEKCSSGTNMELHSQDKYEPKWPMAPKEVTEREVKDFSKPPMSEQGAILNSAIDIPKRKDKEDLTESSEISLHRVVPKPQQPENTSLAVTSSSCFCLIDSMGGSPNDIRISDMRPTLVEPPMYKPKVVLLGKEKKESTDESEPEKIHCLNNSGSSATYSDYSPSQGSSGSSNPPGNVGNLQTSGKEGPSQTHWTNRLAQSFPKPIETKPLLSQRATPPSSTLQQRGERRPLSDTFDSWNDAPHYDNTGFVAEETPLNTPSSSAGNPMLGSKPRSASTAHGRRPLMRQERIVGVPLELDQSQHTFHTVRNTPETEVPPPSNPWQNWTRTPSPFEDRTAFPSKLEITPANSPNPDRKDFEQEIGALPSTFPSTRNWGFLDSTDSGMGRGHPNLFSHVQGGKEPNKGSTLVVSKSSERLSPMMKEVKAKFKKSQSIDEIDTGSYKVYSIPLDNYSSSIENQGSVDRADLPLPLEQSMSRSQSAPMLDDDLDGYGLNKSSQQQKPAIPKKVYHFDQSFNPQGAMDLMKGERRVPPPFPNTPEYVNQPGKMLPKELVSPRGYRGYSPMEQMFSFSQSTVTDDAVNSQLSGQPQCSRPGFLRRADSLVSSTEMALFRRVAENQELQLAEHYNRPQQIKSMLEQQNSLSTISDTQFHKRNGRYEEDYSSYQETKKPIMGYPTKSLTQRRPLSARSYSTETYGASQARPVSARPTMAALLEKMPSDYNHIACTEKSPEADMKLRPVPQKQEDISSKMPVDWRQQLLRHIEAKRLDRSAVLKHNTVNFGMLYSGGYAAPHASRSMTINFYNNTKHENQTTQWLPLPNTPSQQSNILDNGQEVVSPTSQWAPYSLGRRDVPPENMNVMKKPGVHNSHQQQTMMMASANTAHRTARDQQYEGAINKVSIQQYQSPLPMPITTTSPRPQSARCFIQTKGQKSMDGFPEQLCVRIEKNPGLGFSISGGISGQGNPFKPSDMGIFVTRVQPDGPASNVLRPGDKILKANGHSFLHMEHETAVSLLKNFPKTVDLVILRESTI